The following are encoded in a window of Impatiens glandulifera chromosome 5, dImpGla2.1, whole genome shotgun sequence genomic DNA:
- the LOC124939670 gene encoding E3 ubiquitin-protein ligase PUB23-like — translation MEIMTDPVTISTGISYDRKNIEKWFFTYKKSICPATMQKITSFDITPNHTLKRLILSWPILSPIPSPEKKHPSLLAAAGEISTLLISLESSPFKGTILRKIRSFLDMGFEKVKVEFEDAKGVESLVKIVVQILDVDAGEFLIFRAAEEAIGILYVLSCSGKMGLEKVRDSTDMIKAMAVLLQRGSMDARFHVISIFGDMSKVGGNQDWSFLMFNQCSDLFKSIFDIISDEINTKPASYALELMIHFFASSKKNRKKAIEAGAIPAIIELLPEASRSKTEKLVHLIELSCECAEGRLAFVEHGLGIAVMAQKVITGVFDLATKMAVRIMWLVCSCGPSKRVLDEMLVSGAVTKLVTLLSVKVGGGGGGGGRCGGRGGGGSSTKETVVRILKLHGDVWRRYPCAFSDNLGFIHGN, via the coding sequence ATGGAGATAATGACAGATCCGGTCACAATCTCCACCGGCATATCCTACGACagaaaaaacatagaaaaatgGTTTTTTACATACAAAAAATCTATCTGTCCAGCCACCATGCAAAAGATAACCAGTTTTGATATCACTCCAAATCATACCCTCAAGAGATTAATCCTCTCATGGCCAATTCTAAGTCCAATCCCATCACCGGAAAAGAAACATCCGTCTTTGTTAGCAGCCGCCGGCGAGATTTCTACCCTCTTGATATCACTTGAGTCGTCGCCTTTCAAAGGAACGATTTTGAGGAAGATTCGGTCGTTTCTCGATATGGGTTTTGAGAAAGTTAAGGTTGAATTTGAAGATGCTAAGGGGGTAGAATCGTTGGTTAAGATTGTTGTTCAAATCTTGGATGTTGATGCAGGGGAGTTCTTGATTTTCAGAGCGGCGGAGGAGGCAATTGGAATTCTTTATGTTCTTTCTTGTTCTGGAAAAATGGGTCTTGAAAAGGTTAGAGATTCAACTGATATGATTAAAGCAATGGCGGTTTTGTTGCAAAGAGGGAGTATGGATGCGAGATTTCATGTCATTTCAATCTTTGGAGATATGTCAAAGGTGGGTGGTAATCAAGATTGGAGCtttttaatgtttaatcaaTGTTCTGACTTGTTCAAATCGATATTCGATATAATCTCCGATGAAATTAACACAAAACCGGCTTCTTATGCACTCGAGCTCATGATACACTTCTTCGCATCTTCGAAAAAGAATCGGAAGAAAGCGATTGAGGCCGGAGCTATCCCGGCCATAATTGAGCTTCTTCCGGAGGCAAGTCGATCGAAAACAGAGAAACTTGTTCATCTTATTGAGTTGTCATGTGAGTGTGCAGAAGGGCGATTAGCGTTTGTTGAACATGGGTTAGGGATTGCGGTTATGGCACAAAAAGTAATCACGGGTGTGTTTGATTTGGCCACGAAAATGGCGGTTAGAATTATGTGGTTGGTTTGTAGTTGTGGACCTTCTAAGAGGGTTTTGGATGAGATGTTGGTTTCGGGTGCGGTAACAAAGTTGGTGACACTTTTGTCTGTTAAGGTCGGCGGTGGCGGTGGCGGCGGCGGCCGTTGCGGTGGCAGAGGTGGAGGAGGATCGTCGACTAAGGAGACGGTGGTGAGGATTTTGAAGTTGCATGGTGATGTATGGAGGAGATACCCATGTGCGTTTAGTGATAATTTAGGGTTTATTCATGGAAATTAA
- the LOC124939671 gene encoding phenolic glucoside malonyltransferase 1-like has translation MAASNQVKVTDVYKVIPAQNSSEKLSKTVANNYIPLTFFDAIWIRFPPTQRVFFYEINNLSSNFFYQTILPNLKNSLSITLQHYPPLAGKVTWHPQTGKPVISYSPEDAVFLTVAESCADFDSISTDDFKEAKHLYALLPDLHVSESEANVLSLQVTLFPGYGFSIGCCSNHSSMDGKSSAMFLKSWAAICRLGSLPFELTPLFERSLIDDPLDICNTFIDDWSKIIDGGLSEEKKRSLVPMEMKPAPGLYRSTFRLTPDQIGQLKGRIKIKINSHVSSFMAVCSYIWTCLVKAEKGDLTKETVYLGINIDCRARLEPPIPENYFGNCIKIQLAEAKVAALEGGDGMVAATVAIREVIGNVGDGVLKGADKWLSGANPVFMGAKMYGIGGSPWFDLYGVDFGWGRPRKVEMVSIDKNGSFSLCDSREGNGAIEIGIVLSKTNIEAFASIFAQGLQQLIISNN, from the coding sequence ATGGCAGCTTCCAACCAGGTGAAAGTTACAGATGTATACAAAGTAATCCCGGCACAAAATTCGTCGGAAAAGCTCTCCAAAACCGTCGCTAATAACTACATTCCCCTCACTTTCTTCGACGCAATTTGGATTAGATTCCCTCCAACCCAACGAGTTTTCTTCTATGAAATCAACAATTTATCTTCAAACTTTTTCTATCAAACCATTCTCCCTAACCTCAAGAACTCACTCTCTATCACCCTTCAACACTACCCACCACTAGCCGGAAAAGTTACGTGGCATCCCCAAACCGGCAAGCCGGTTATCAGTTACTCCCCTGAAGATGCTGTCTTCCTCACGGTAGCTGAGTCCTGCGCcgactttgattctatctcaaCAGATGATTTTAAGGAAGCTAAACACTTGTATGCCCTTTTGCCTGATTTGCATGTTTCTGAATCCGAGGCTAATGTTCTTTCTTTACAAGTCACTTTGTTTCCGGGTTATGGATTCTCAATCGGCTGCTGCTCTAATCATTCATCAATGGACGGGAAGAGTAGTGCCATGTTTTTGAAATCATGGGCTGCGATTTGCAGACTTGGATCCCTTCCGTTTGAACTAACCCCGCTTTTCGAAAGATCTTTGATCGATGACCCTTTGGATATCTGCAACACTTTCATCGATGATTGGTCGAAAATAATTGATGGTGGTTTGTCCGAGGAGAAGAAGAGAAGCCTGGTTCCAATGGAAATGAAACCTGCGCCGGGGTTATACCGGAGCACATTCCGGTTAACTCCGGACCAGATAGGACAACTAAAGGGGagaatcaaaatcaaaataaacagCCATGTTTCTAGTTTCATGGCTGTTTGTTCTTATATATGGACGTGTCTGGTGAAAGCAGAGAAAGGGGATTTAACAAAGGAGACTGTTTATCTTGGAATCAACATAGATTGTCGAGCCCGTTTGGAGCCACCGATTCCGGAAAATTATTTTGGAAACTGCATTAAGATTCAGCTTGCGGAGGCAAAAGTTGCGGCTTTGGAAGGAGGTGATGGAATGGTGGCGGCTACGGTTGCGATTAGAGAGGTGATTGGAAACGTGGGTGATGGAGTTTTGAAGGGGGCGGATAAGTGGCTTTCGGGAGCAAATCCAGTGTTTATGGGTGCGAAGATGTATGGAATTGGTGGGTCACCATGGTTTGATCTGTATGGGGTGGATTTCGGATGGGGAAGGCCGAGGAAGGTGGAGATGGTGTCCATTGATAAGAATGGATCTTTTTCTCTTTGCGATAGTAGAGAAGGCAATGGCGCGATTGAGATCGGGATCGTGTTGAGCAAGACCAACATTGAAGCTTTTGCATCTATCTTTGCTCAAGGGCTTCAACAActaataatatctaataattAA
- the LOC124937828 gene encoding ent-kaurenoic acid oxidase 1-like — protein sequence MEVINMVLLGVLLGGLVWNLLRRVNGWVYENLKLGDKRFLLPPGDLGLPFIGNMLTFLRAFKSTDPDSFANSLVTRYGRTGIYKTFMFGSPSILVTMPDTCKRVLTDDDCFMPGWPESTVTLIGEKSFIGISQEEHKRLRKLTAAPINGQEALSLYLEFIDEKVVLALDKWSKMGQIELLTQLRKLTFRIIMHIFLSTEGEEVMEDLEKEYTFLNYGVRAMAINIPGFAYHKALKARKRMVAIFQSVVNERRKRMGSMKNSPVGKKGDMMDALLEVVDDKGRRLGDDDIIDILVMYLNAGHESSGHTAMWAVFYLHKHPEVFKKAKAEQEAIVRNRPPGQKRMSLKEYRQMEYTSQVIDETLRIVSFSLMVFREALKDVKINGYLIPKGWKVLAWFRSVHFDSEIYPNPKEFDPSRWDGFTPKAGSFLPFGAGTRLCPGNDLAKLEISVFLHHYLLGYEFERANPNSRLMYLPHPRPMDNCLGRMKKVSQ from the exons ATGGAAGTGATAAACATGGTTTTGTTGGGAGTGTTATTGGGTGGTCTAGTTTGGAACCTTCTTAGAAGAGTAAATGGTTGGGTTTATGAGAACCTTAAATTGGGGGACAAGAGGTTCCTTCTACCTCCAGGAGATCTAGGTTTGCCCTTTATCGGCAATATGCTCACCTTCCTTAGAGCCTTCAAGTCCACCGATCCCGATTCCTTCGCCAACTCCCTTGTAACGAg ATATGGACGGACAGGAATATACAAGACCTTTATGTTTGGTAGTCCTAGCATTTTAGTCACGATGCCGGATACATGCAAGCGAGTATTGACGGACGATGATTGTTTCATGCCCGGTTGGCCCGAGTCCACGGTGACTTTAATAGGTGAGAAGTCGTTCATCGGGATTAGCCAAGAGGAACACAAACGGTTGAGAAAGCTAACCGCGGCTCCAATAAATGGTCAAGAAGCTTTGTCGCTTTACTTGGAATTTATCGATGAAAAAGTGGTGTTGGCATTAGACAAATGGTCCAAAATGGGACAAATTGAGTTGTTAACTCAACTAAGGAAACTTACATTTAGGATAATCATGCACATTTTCTTGAGTACCGAAGGTGAGGAAGTGATGGAAGATTTGGAAAAAGAATACACCTTTTTGAATTATGGAGTTAGAGCCATGGCCATCAATATCCCCGGTTTCGCTTATCATAAAGCCCTCAAGGCTAGGAAGAGGATGGTCGCTATTTTTCAATCGGTGGTGAACGAAAGAAGGAAAAGGATGGGGTCGATGAAAAATTCACCGGTAGGAAAGAAAGGCGATATGATGGACGCATTGTTGGAAGTTGTTGACGATAAAGGAAGGAGATTGGGCGATGATGATATAATCGACATTCTAGTCATGTACCTAAACGCCGGTCATGAATCTTCGGGTCACACGGCAATGTGGGCTGTTTTCTACCTACATAAACACCCCGAAGTTTTCAAAAAGGCCAAG GCCGAGCAAGAAGCTATAGTAAGGAACAGACCACCCGGGCAGAAACGCATGTCGCTTAAGGAATATCGTCAGATGGAATACACCTCTCAA GTGATTGATGAAACTCTTCGTATTGTCTCATTTTCTCTTATGGTATTTCGAGAGGCATTGAAAGATGTCAAAATAAATG GTTATTTGATACCAAAGGGATGGAAAGTTTTGGCTTGGTTCAGATCGGTTCATTTTGACTCCGAGATTTACCCAAATCCTAAAGAATTTGATCCTTCAAGATGGGAT GGATTTACCCCAAAGGCGGGAAGCTTTCTTCCTTTTGGAGCTGGAACTAGATTGTGCCCTGGCAATGATCTTGCGAAACTAGAAATATCCGTCTTCTTACACCATTATCTTCTTGGTTACGA GTTTGAACGAGCAAATCCAAACTCGAGGTTGATGTACTTGCCTCATCCGAGGCCAATGGATAACTGCTTGGGAAGAATGAAGAAAGTTTCCCAATAA
- the LOC124939672 gene encoding late embryogenesis abundant protein 6-like translates to MQAVKEKLNDIIEIRKAKADAKAEEKAEKDLAKVRLEIAHEIRLAKEAEAEMQFHAAKAEKLLGKEIEKISESHEQYLSSNHLNSGGGTNNNYDDSLLTCQTPGSSSAMNMAMIDPINTIGISPEPNYTRRKYN, encoded by the exons atgcAGGCTGTGAAGGAGAAGCTGAATGACATTATTGAGATTCGCAAGGCCAAGGCTGATGCCAAGGCAGAAGAaaag GCTGAGAAAGATTTGGCGAAAGTGAGATTAGAGATCGCCCACGAGATCAGATTGGCGAAAGAGGCTGAAGCTGAAATGCAGTTTCATGCTGCCAAGGCCGAGAAATTACTGGGAAAGGAAATTGAGAAAATTTCGGAAAGTCACGAACAATATCTCTCGAGCAATCATTTGAATTCGGGAGGAGGAACGAATAATAATTACGACGATAGCCTTCTAACATGTCAAACTCCAGGATCATCGTCGgctatgaatatggcaatgatAGATCCTATTAATACCATTGGGATTTCTCCTGAACCTAATTATACTAGGAGaaagtataattaa
- the LOC124940667 gene encoding pyrophosphate--fructose 6-phosphate 1-phosphotransferase subunit alpha 2-like encodes MDESRQNMQLFLSKPDFNEPENDYVKKLEEIDEYLDKLKKIASSGCSSEVLNLVLNSMTSLAKVLSTMSSSKKRPFESI; translated from the exons ATGGATGAATCCAGACAGAACATGCAACTGTTCCTGTCTAAACCAGATTTTAATGAACCTGAAAATGACTATGTTAAAAAGTTAGAGGAAATAGATGAATATCTTGACAAG CTGAAGAAGATAGCTTCATCAGGCTGCTCATCTGAGGTGCTAAATCTGGTATTGAATTCAATGACATCGCTTGCTAAAGTTCTATCAACAATGTCTTCGTCGAAGAAAAGACCTTTTGAATCGATTTGA
- the LOC124937829 gene encoding 3-hydroxyisobutyryl-CoA hydrolase 1-like, with protein sequence MATVGSCTDEVLVEQSSHVKKFILNRPKQLNALSFTMVSQLLQHFLTCEEESNLNLIILKGQGRAFCAGGDVASVVHDINKGNWKIAAEFFRVEYIMNYVMATCSKTQVSILNGIVMGGGAGASIHGRFRVATEKSLFAMPETALGLFPDVGASYYLSRLPGFFGEYVGLTGSRLDGADMLACGLATHFVPSVNLSLLEEALERANSSDPVEVSAVIDKFSEEPSLKKTSVYHRLDVINACFSMRTVEEVISAIENMSTNSQDDWLSSTLQSLKTASPTSLKITLRSIREGRLQSIGQCLVREYRMVCHVVKGKFSKDFCEGCRAILLDKDKNPKWEPSRLELVSDEMVDSYFCKVKDDDDLQDWEDLKLPPRSNLPSHAIAKL encoded by the exons ATGGCGACTGTCGGCAGTTGCACCGATGAG GTTCTTGTAGAACAGAGCTCTCATGTGAAGAAGTTCATATTAAACAGGCCAAAACAATTAAATGCACTCTCGTTTACAATG gtATCGCAGTTGTTGCAACATTTCCTCACCTGCGAGGAGGAATCTAACTTGAATCTCATAATTTTGAAG GGGCAAGGAAGAGCATTTTGTGCAGGTGGTGATGTTGCTTCTGTAGTGCATGATATTAATAAAG GTAACTGGAAAATAGCTGCAGAGTTTTTTCGAGTAGAATATATCATGAACTATGTGATGGCTACATGCAGTAAAACTCAG GTTTCAATTTTGAATGGAATTGTCATGGGAGGTGGAGCGGGTGCATCAATACATGGTAGATTTCGAGTTGCCACTGAGAAATCG TTGTTTGCTATGCCTGAAACTGCATTAGGTCTCTTTCCAGATGTTGGTGCGTCATATTACTTATCCAGGCTCCCAGGGTTCTTTg GCGAGTATGTTGGTCTTACAGGTTCTAGGTTGGATGGTGCTGACATGCTGGCATGTGGTCTTGCAACTCATTTTGTTCCTTCAGTG AATTTGTCTTTGCTGGAAGAAGCCCTTGAAAGAGCAAATTCAAGTGATCCAGTCGAAGTTTCCGCTGTTATTGACAAGTTTTCTGAGGAACCAAGTTTAAAGAAGACAAGTGTATACCATAG ATTGGATGTCATCAATGCATGTTTCTCTATGAGGACTGTCGAGGAAGTCATATCAGCTATA GAAAATATGTCTACAAACAGCCAAGATGATTGGCTATCTTCAACACTTCAGTCTTTGAAAACAGCATCGCCCACAAGCCTTAAAATAACTCTAAGATCG ataagaGAAGGCAGGCTCCAAAGCATTGGTCAGTGTCTTGTTCGTGAATACAGAATGGTTTGTCATGTGGTTAAAGGAAAATTCAGCAAGGACTTCTGTGAG GGTTGCAGAGCTATATTGCTAGATAAGGACAAGAACCCTAAG TGGGAACCTTCGAGATTGGAGCTGGTAAGCGATGAGATGGTGGACAGTTATTTCTGTAAGGtgaaggatgatgatgatcttcaGGATTGGGAAGATTTAAAGCTTCCTCCCAGATCAAACTTGCCTTCACATGCCATTGCTAAGCTGTAA
- the LOC124940237 gene encoding AT-hook motif nuclear-localized protein 23-like translates to MAGLDLGSASSHFLNHFQNRPDLEDDPIQLSNDLENNNSQGGEVVGRRPRGRPSGSKNKPRPPVIITRESANTLRAHIFEISGGSDVFESVSNYARRQQRGICVLSGAGTVTDVTVRQPGAAATSGTSAVVALHGRFEILSLSGSFLPPPAPPGATSLTLYLAGGQGQVVGGNVVGRLIAAGPVIVIAASFTNVAYERLPLEDDEQIQIGSGGVGNGFNPDPTSGLPFFNLPMNMPGNNSQLSGPDGWASPGSRPPF, encoded by the coding sequence ATGGCTGGTTTGGACTTGGGTTCAGCATCTTCCCATTTCCTCAACCACTTTCAAAACCGACCTGATCTCGAAGATGACCCGATCCAATTATCCAACGACCTAGAAAACAACAATTCTCAAGGCGGAGAAGTGGTGGGTCGCCGCCCTAGAGGCCGACCATCCGGATCTAAAAACAAACCCCGACCACCGGTCATAATCACTAGAGAAAGCGCCAACACTCTCCGGGCACATATCTTCGAAATCTCCGGCGGTTCCGACGTTTTCGAATCCGTTTCCAACTACGCCAGGAGACAACAACGCGGGATCTGCGTTCTCAGCGGCGCCGGAACAGTAACCGACGTTACAGTTAGACAACCTGGTGCTGCTGCCACCTCAGGAACTTCAGCTGTCGTGGCTTTACACGGTCGGTTTGAGATCTTATCATTGTCGGGTTCTTTCTTACCGCCGCCGGCACCACCTGGAGCTACTAGTTTAACGCTGTATCTAGCTGGAGGACAAGGACAGGTGGTTGGTGGAAATGTTGTCGGACGTTTGATCGCGGCGGGTCCGGTTATTGTAATTGCTGCTTCGTTTACTAATGTGGCTTATGAGAGATTGCCTTTGGAGGATGATGAACAGATACAGATCGGGTCGGGTGGTGTTGGGAATGGATTTAATCCGGATCCGACTTCTGGATTACCCTTTTTTAACTTGCCTATGAATATGCCTGGAAATAATTCTCAGTTGTCGGGACCTGATGGATGGGCTAGTCCCGGTAGCCGGCCGCCCTTTTGA